Proteins encoded within one genomic window of Kibdelosporangium phytohabitans:
- a CDS encoding BPL-N domain-containing protein: MFPLRLRAFSSSSTRLSRPPRREITTCGSAANAAHDCAPTIAEVLRTAPRPFEVKFVGPGTGTALTAGLLAKATLYVQPGGDDLQRTWRDLRGSADMIRDWIRGGGSYLGLCFGGYLAGHNPGFGLLPGDTDGYAGSPGSEVPDDRDTVLKVDWQGQPRHMYFQDGPAFHLTGGANATVLATYSNGAAAVVVASYGNGRVGVSGPHPEATAEWYEGKGLTNPDGVRLDLARELIERTTGQR; this comes from the coding sequence ATGTTCCCGCTGAGGTTGCGGGCTTTCAGCAGTTCGTCGACGCGGTTGTCCCGGCCGCCTCGACGGGAGATCACGACGTGCGGCAGTGCCGCGAACGCCGCCCATGACTGCGCGCCCACGATCGCCGAGGTGCTGCGCACCGCGCCGCGGCCGTTCGAGGTCAAGTTCGTCGGCCCCGGGACCGGGACCGCCCTGACCGCCGGCTTGCTGGCCAAGGCGACGTTGTACGTCCAGCCCGGCGGTGACGACCTGCAGCGGACCTGGCGCGACCTGCGCGGCTCCGCCGACATGATCCGCGACTGGATCCGGGGCGGCGGCAGCTACCTGGGGTTGTGTTTCGGCGGCTACCTCGCCGGGCACAACCCGGGCTTCGGCCTGCTGCCCGGCGACACCGACGGGTACGCGGGCTCGCCGGGCTCCGAGGTGCCCGACGATCGCGACACCGTGCTGAAGGTGGACTGGCAGGGCCAGCCGCGCCACATGTACTTCCAGGACGGTCCGGCTTTCCACCTGACCGGCGGCGCCAACGCCACCGTGCTGGCGACGTACAGCAACGGCGCCGCCGCGGTCGTCGTGGCGTCGTACGGCAACGGCCGGGTCGGGGTCAGCGGCCCGCACCCGGAGGCCACCGCGGAATGGTACGAGGGCAAAGGCCTGACCAACCCCGACGGTGTCCGCCTGGACCTGGCCCGCGAACTGATCGAACGGACCACCGGGCAGCGCTGA
- a CDS encoding alpha/beta hydrolase has product MSTFLLVHGAWHSGRCWERVVPLLEPAGHRVLTPSLTGYGDKAHLLGPDVGLDTHVDDVVTAIGDHTDVILVGHSYAGLVISSAANRVPDRVEHLVYLDAMVPADGETAVDVQPVTQSLIDLAARSGDGWRVPPLPQQPPPLGLFGVTDPADIAWLRTMISDGPVRCLQQPVRLDNPAVNAIPRTHIHCVGATPDGITRRPVPAVQPNGCPSQVWELPTGHDCMITMPTELSGLLLKLAP; this is encoded by the coding sequence ATGTCTACTTTTCTGCTGGTACACGGGGCTTGGCACAGTGGACGGTGCTGGGAGCGGGTGGTCCCGTTGCTGGAGCCGGCCGGGCACCGGGTGCTCACGCCGTCACTGACCGGCTATGGCGACAAGGCGCACCTGCTCGGCCCGGACGTCGGGCTCGACACACACGTGGACGACGTGGTCACGGCGATCGGCGACCACACCGACGTGATCCTGGTGGGTCACAGCTACGCGGGGCTGGTGATCTCGTCCGCGGCCAACCGCGTCCCGGACCGGGTCGAGCACCTGGTCTACCTGGACGCGATGGTCCCGGCCGACGGGGAAACCGCGGTCGACGTGCAACCCGTCACCCAGAGCCTGATCGACCTCGCCGCGCGTTCCGGCGACGGCTGGCGCGTCCCGCCGCTCCCGCAGCAGCCACCGCCACTCGGCCTGTTCGGGGTGACCGACCCGGCGGACATCGCCTGGTTGCGCACGATGATCTCCGATGGGCCGGTGCGCTGCCTCCAGCAACCGGTCCGGCTGGACAACCCGGCCGTGAACGCGATCCCGCGCACACACATCCACTGCGTCGGCGCCACCCCGGACGGCATCACCCGGCGGCCCGTCCCCGCGGTCCAGCCCAACGGTTGCCCGTCCCAGGTGTGGGAGTTGCCGACCGGCCACGACTGCATGATCACCATGCCCACCGAGTTGAGCGGCCTGTTGCTCAAGCTCGCCCCTTGA
- a CDS encoding winged helix-turn-helix transcriptional regulator — MSQDDACRARVVLGIVGDKWSLLVVRNLRSGPRRFTELKREIDGISQRMLTVTLRGLERDGILTRTVHNVMPPHVSYELTPMGETLRAATAPLLAWSLEHLERIDVARAEYDARGESGDAGGSSPR; from the coding sequence ATGAGCCAGGACGACGCGTGCCGGGCCCGCGTGGTGCTCGGGATCGTGGGGGACAAGTGGTCGCTGCTGGTCGTGCGCAACCTCCGGTCGGGGCCACGCCGCTTCACCGAACTCAAACGGGAGATCGACGGGATCAGCCAGCGGATGCTCACCGTCACCCTGCGCGGTCTCGAGCGCGACGGGATACTGACCCGCACTGTCCACAACGTCATGCCGCCGCACGTCAGCTACGAGCTCACGCCGATGGGCGAGACCCTCCGCGCGGCCACCGCGCCCCTGCTGGCGTGGAGCCTCGAACACCTGGAACGCATCGACGTCGCCCGCGCCGAGTACGACGCACGCGGCGAATCCGGCGACGCAGGCGGGTCGTCCCCGCGATGA
- a CDS encoding DUF2201 family putative metallopeptidase — MTTTTMDEEKLFAARLHAARSRPYLATALFALHTVESRRVPTMAVDRHWRCYVSPAFVDRTPVEELAGAWVHEVSHLLRDHHGRSDRFAAKHELTGPAERLRMNIAADLEINDDIFGDGLARPDGVVEPSMLSLSEGKLMEEYLREFRLGPCTDAFAWLDCGSGADGLDREWELGPDGAHGLSDEERDTVRFRVAQGINASPGTVPRAWKRWAEEAFHPPQPWRELLGAAVRSAVSSPGVGEDYTYGRPSRRSTSLPGVVMPSLRRRPPRVFVIVDTSASVSDAELGSAILEIAAIVRTTGGRRDLVSVLSCDAAAHVTQPLCRAEGIPLVGGGGTDLRAGFVKAVRGSHRPDVIVALTDGHTPWPDAKPSCRTVVGLFPRPSASPDENDPDYEPVLPPAWARVVGIG; from the coding sequence ATGACGACGACAACCATGGACGAGGAGAAACTGTTCGCCGCGCGGCTGCACGCCGCGCGGAGCCGGCCGTATCTGGCGACGGCGTTGTTCGCTTTGCACACAGTGGAATCACGACGGGTGCCGACGATGGCCGTCGACCGGCACTGGCGCTGTTACGTCTCACCCGCGTTCGTGGACCGCACCCCGGTGGAGGAACTGGCCGGGGCCTGGGTGCACGAGGTCTCCCACCTGCTGCGCGACCATCACGGGCGCAGCGACCGGTTCGCGGCGAAGCACGAGCTGACCGGGCCGGCGGAGCGGCTGCGGATGAACATCGCCGCGGACCTCGAGATCAACGACGACATCTTCGGTGACGGGCTGGCACGGCCTGATGGTGTTGTCGAACCGTCGATGCTCAGCTTGTCCGAGGGGAAGCTGATGGAGGAGTACCTTCGCGAGTTCCGGCTCGGGCCGTGCACGGACGCGTTCGCCTGGCTGGACTGCGGCAGCGGCGCCGACGGGCTGGACCGGGAATGGGAACTGGGGCCGGACGGCGCGCACGGGCTCAGCGACGAGGAACGGGACACCGTCCGGTTCCGCGTGGCGCAGGGCATCAACGCCAGCCCGGGCACCGTGCCGAGGGCGTGGAAACGGTGGGCCGAGGAAGCGTTCCACCCGCCGCAGCCGTGGCGGGAACTGCTGGGCGCGGCGGTCCGTTCGGCGGTCTCCAGCCCCGGAGTGGGCGAGGACTACACGTACGGTCGTCCGTCACGCCGGTCGACCAGCCTGCCCGGCGTCGTCATGCCGAGCCTGCGGCGACGGCCACCGCGGGTCTTCGTGATCGTCGACACCTCCGCGTCGGTGAGCGACGCCGAACTGGGCAGCGCGATCCTCGAGATCGCCGCGATCGTCCGCACCACGGGCGGACGGCGTGACCTCGTCTCGGTGCTGTCCTGCGACGCCGCCGCCCACGTGACCCAGCCGCTGTGCCGTGCCGAGGGGATCCCGCTGGTGGGCGGCGGCGGCACGGACCTGCGCGCGGGCTTCGTCAAGGCCGTGCGCGGCAGCCACCGTCCCGATGTCATCGTCGCGCTGACCGACGGCCACACACCTTGGCCGGACGCGAAGCCGTCCTGCCGGACGGTCGTGGGCCTGTTCCCACGGCCGTCCGCTTCGCCGGACGAGAACGATCCCGACTACGAGCCGGTCCTGCCGCCGGCGTGGGCGCGGGTGGTCGGCATAGGCTGA
- a CDS encoding AAA family ATPase yields the protein MPSATKSAFETAPPLDVAADLLALLHDTTTEQRADSQLEALTLAVSADLPVLLWGEPGIGKTAALNQLAGALALPLTTVIASVHEPSDFSGLPVVGDDPATQGVPMAPPDWAVRLVRAGHGLLFLDELSTAPPAVQAALLRVVLERRVGALRLPPGVRIVAAANPRSSAADGWELSPPLANRFVHLQWTYDHEVVVRGLGGTWPKAALPRLDPHRLPDAVAFARRAVCGLLTARPRLVHQLPSSEARRGGAWPSPRSWDMALRLIAFATAAGTSRGVLSMLVRGTVGDGPGLELLASLDRMDLPDPEALLADPASAVLPERGDLRQTVLDGVVQAVRKRPELSRWNAAWALLVLALETGAPDLVVVPAATLAALRRDDWQVPAAIEQLAGAVSVSQRADRVGAGARP from the coding sequence ATGCCCTCTGCCACGAAATCCGCATTCGAAACCGCTCCGCCGCTGGACGTTGCCGCCGATCTGCTCGCCCTGCTGCACGACACGACCACCGAACAACGAGCCGACAGCCAGTTGGAGGCCTTGACACTGGCCGTGTCCGCCGACCTGCCGGTGCTGCTCTGGGGCGAGCCGGGAATCGGCAAGACCGCCGCCCTCAACCAGCTCGCCGGCGCTCTGGCGTTGCCGCTGACCACGGTGATCGCCAGCGTGCACGAACCCTCCGACTTCTCCGGCCTGCCGGTGGTCGGCGATGATCCTGCGACACAAGGCGTTCCGATGGCTCCGCCCGACTGGGCCGTGCGCCTGGTCCGGGCCGGCCACGGGCTGCTGTTCCTGGACGAGCTGTCCACCGCGCCACCGGCTGTCCAGGCCGCGCTGCTGCGCGTCGTGCTCGAACGCCGGGTCGGCGCCCTGCGGCTGCCACCGGGTGTCCGCATCGTGGCCGCCGCCAATCCACGGTCCTCCGCCGCCGACGGGTGGGAGCTGAGCCCACCGCTGGCCAACCGGTTCGTCCATCTACAGTGGACCTACGATCACGAGGTCGTGGTGCGCGGGCTGGGCGGGACCTGGCCGAAGGCGGCGCTGCCACGACTGGATCCGCACCGGCTGCCCGACGCCGTGGCGTTCGCGCGCCGGGCGGTGTGCGGACTCCTGACCGCGCGTCCACGGCTCGTGCACCAATTGCCGAGCAGCGAAGCACGCCGTGGCGGCGCGTGGCCCTCGCCCCGCAGCTGGGACATGGCTCTGCGGCTGATCGCTTTCGCCACCGCGGCGGGCACTTCCCGTGGTGTGCTGTCCATGTTGGTGCGCGGCACTGTTGGCGACGGTCCTGGCCTGGAGTTGCTGGCCAGCCTCGACCGGATGGACCTGCCGGATCCCGAGGCGCTGCTGGCGGATCCGGCGTCTGCTGTCCTGCCCGAGCGCGGCGACCTGCGCCAGACAGTGCTCGACGGCGTGGTGCAGGCCGTGCGCAAACGGCCGGAACTGTCCCGCTGGAACGCCGCGTGGGCGCTGCTGGTGCTGGCGTTGGAAACCGGCGCTCCGGACCTGGTCGTCGTGCCCGCGGCCACGCTCGCCGCGCTGCGCCGCGACGACTGGCAGGTCCCAGCGGCGATCGAGCAGCTGGCCGGCGCGGTGTCGGTGTCGCAGCGCGCGGACCGAGTCGGCGCAGGTGCCCGCCCATGA